The following is a genomic window from Amycolatopsis sp. BJA-103.
GAGAAGGTAGTCGGCGCCCTTGCGGTCCTTGAGACGGAACAGCGCGTCGCCGTACTCGGTCCAGCGGCCGGTGGCCTCGTAGGGCTCCTTCGGCAGCAGCGCGGGGAACTGGATCTCCTGCGCGCCGAAGGCGTTCATCTCTTCGCGGACGACGTTCTCGATCCGGCGCAGCACCCGCAGGCCCAGCGGCAGCCAGGAGTAACCGCCCGGGGCGACCCGGCGGACGTAGCCGGCGCGTACCAGGAGCCGGTGGCTCGGTACCTCGGCGTCCGCCGGATCCTCACGCAGGGTGCGAAGGAACAACGACGACATCCTGGTGATCACTTCTGGGCTCCTCGCTGGAATTACGTGCTGAGACGTTCTGCGCAGCGTAGTCACCCCTCCCCTGGGCTCTTCAACCGGTTATCGCGGGCGCTCGGATTTGTCGGTGGGTGCCGCTAGCGTGCCGCCATGGGTATCGAACTGGGCATGATCACGATCGACTGCGCGGATCCGCGCGGGCTCGCGGCGTTCTGGACGAAGGCGCTCGGGGTCGAGGTGGACCAGGACCACGACGGCGAGTTCCTGATCCTGCACCCCAAGGTGGAGAACGGGCCGGTGTTCGCGTTCCAGCGCGTGCCGGAGCCGCGGGTGGGCAAGAACCGGGTCCACATGGACT
Proteins encoded in this region:
- a CDS encoding VOC family protein translates to MGIELGMITIDCADPRGLAAFWTKALGVEVDQDHDGEFLILHPKVENGPVFAFQRVPEPRVGKNRVHMDFGAEDREKEVERLTGLGAKQVDEQKMPGIAWTVLADPEGNEFCVATHG